A genomic stretch from Kogia breviceps isolate mKogBre1 chromosome 1, mKogBre1 haplotype 1, whole genome shotgun sequence includes:
- the TNFRSF25 gene encoding tumor necrosis factor receptor superfamily member 25 isoform X3 — MEPRPGACAAALAAALLLLLPLGAQGQGSTPSPRCDCVHKFQKRSGLVCCRGCPAGHYLKAPCTKPCGISNCLPCPRGTFLAWENHHKTRCARCQTCDEEASQVALKNCSAVADTHCGCKPGWFMDCVVSQCPHSSPFRCHPCPDCEALHRRTRAPCSGGDTHCGTCLPGFYEYGNSCVSCPTSTLGGCPAPCVAVCGWRQVFWVQVLLAGLVAPLLLGATLIYTYRRCQLCKAIVPAGEAGVEALTPLQASHLSPPDSSPTLLVTPSSSEKVCSVQLVGSSWTSGSPQAREAPCPEVMWSWDQLPSRVLGPLPPPSPAPPAGSVAAMLQPGPQLYDVMDAVPARRWKEFVRTLGLREAEIEAVEVEVGRFRDQQYEMLKRWRQQQPAGLGAVYAALERMGLDGCAEDLRSRLQRGP, encoded by the exons ATGGAGCCGCGGcccggggcgtgtgcggcggctCTGGCTGCG gccctcctcctcctcctgccgctgggtgcccagggccagggcagcacccccagccccaggtgtGACTGTGTGCACAAGTTCCAGAAGAGGAGTGGTCTGGTCTGCTGCAGGGGCTGTCCAGCAG GGCACTACCTGAAGGCTCCCTGCACAAAGCCCTGTGGCATCTCCAACTGTCTCCCGTGCCCCCGGGGCACCTTCCTGGCCTGGGAGAACCACCACAAGACCCGCTGTGCCCGCTGCCAGACCTGTGATGAGGAGG CCTCCCAGGTGGCCCTGAAGAACTGCTCGGCGGTGGCGGACACCCACTGCGGCTGCAAGCCAGGCTGGTTCATGGACTGCGTCGTCAGCCAGTGTCCCCACAGCTCTCCCTTTCGCTGCCACCCGTGCCCAGACTGTGAGGCCCTGCACCGCCGCACGCGGGCCCCCT GTTCCGGCGGAGACACTCACTGTGGGACCTGCCTTCCCGGCTTCTATGAATATGGCAACAGCTGCGTGTCCTGTCCCAC GAGCACCCTTGGGGGCTGTCCTGCGCCCTGTGTGGCTGTCTGTGGCTGGAGGCAGG TGTTCTGGGTCCAAGTGCTCCTGGCAGGCCTGGTGGCCCCACTCCTGCTTGGTGCCACCCTGATCTACACATACCGCCGCTGCCAGCTTTGCAAGGCCATAGTTCCTG CAGGTGAAGCTGGGGTGGAGGCCCTGACCCCCCTGCAG GCCAGCCACCTCTCACCCCCGGACAGCAGCCCCACCCTTCTGGTAACACCCAGCAGCAGTGAGAAGGTCTGCAGTGTCCAGCTGGTAGGCAGCAGCTGGACCTCTGGCTCTCCCCAGGCCCGGGAGGCGCCCTGCCCGGAGGTGATGTGGTCCTGGGACCAGCTGCCCAGCAGAGTTCTTG GCCCGCTGCCCCCACCCTCGCCGGCGCCCCCTGCAGGCTCGGTGGCCGCCATGCTCCAGCCGGGCCCGCAGCTCTACGACGTGATGGACGCGGTGCCCGCGCGGCGCTGGAAGGAGTTCGTGCGCACGCTGGGGCTGCGCGAGGCGGAGATCGAGGCGGTGGAGGTGGAGGTCGGGCGCTTCCGAGACCAGCAGTACGAGATGCTCAAGCGCTGGCGCCAGCAGCAGCCCGCGGGCTTGGGCGCCGTCTACGCCGCCCTGGAGCGCATGGGGCTGGACGGCTGCGCCGAGGACCTGCGGAGCCGCCTGCAGCGTGGCCCGTGA
- the TNFRSF25 gene encoding tumor necrosis factor receptor superfamily member 25 isoform X2 — MEPRPGACAAALAAALLLLLPLGAQGQGSTPSPRCDCVHKFQKRSGLVCCRGCPAGHYLKAPCTKPCGISNCLPCPRGTFLAWENHHKTRCARCQTCDEEASQVALKNCSAVADTHCGCKPGWFMDCVVSQCPHSSPFRCHPCPDCEALHRRTRAPCGYPRSGPSTPTPPSPASFSPVLTHTSSRTTGSGGDTHCGTCLPGFYEYGNSCVSCPTSTLGGCPAPCVAVCGWRQVFWVQVLLAGLVAPLLLGATLIYTYRRCQLCKAIVPGEAGVEALTPLQASHLSPPDSSPTLLVTPSSSEKVCSVQLVGSSWTSGSPQAREAPCPEVMWSWDQLPSRVLGPLPPPSPAPPAGSVAAMLQPGPQLYDVMDAVPARRWKEFVRTLGLREAEIEAVEVEVGRFRDQQYEMLKRWRQQQPAGLGAVYAALERMGLDGCAEDLRSRLQRGP; from the exons ATGGAGCCGCGGcccggggcgtgtgcggcggctCTGGCTGCG gccctcctcctcctcctgccgctgggtgcccagggccagggcagcacccccagccccaggtgtGACTGTGTGCACAAGTTCCAGAAGAGGAGTGGTCTGGTCTGCTGCAGGGGCTGTCCAGCAG GGCACTACCTGAAGGCTCCCTGCACAAAGCCCTGTGGCATCTCCAACTGTCTCCCGTGCCCCCGGGGCACCTTCCTGGCCTGGGAGAACCACCACAAGACCCGCTGTGCCCGCTGCCAGACCTGTGATGAGGAGG CCTCCCAGGTGGCCCTGAAGAACTGCTCGGCGGTGGCGGACACCCACTGCGGCTGCAAGCCAGGCTGGTTCATGGACTGCGTCGTCAGCCAGTGTCCCCACAGCTCTCCCTTTCGCTGCCACCCGTGCCCAGACTGTGAGGCCCTGCACCGCCGCACGCGGGCCCCCTGTGGGTACCCCCGATCCGGGCCGTCTACTCCcacacccccttcccctgcctccttctctcccGTCCTGACCCACACCAGCTCCCGGACCACAGGTTCCGGCGGAGACACTCACTGTGGGACCTGCCTTCCCGGCTTCTATGAATATGGCAACAGCTGCGTGTCCTGTCCCAC GAGCACCCTTGGGGGCTGTCCTGCGCCCTGTGTGGCTGTCTGTGGCTGGAGGCAGG TGTTCTGGGTCCAAGTGCTCCTGGCAGGCCTGGTGGCCCCACTCCTGCTTGGTGCCACCCTGATCTACACATACCGCCGCTGCCAGCTTTGCAAGGCCATAGTTCCTG GTGAAGCTGGGGTGGAGGCCCTGACCCCCCTGCAG GCCAGCCACCTCTCACCCCCGGACAGCAGCCCCACCCTTCTGGTAACACCCAGCAGCAGTGAGAAGGTCTGCAGTGTCCAGCTGGTAGGCAGCAGCTGGACCTCTGGCTCTCCCCAGGCCCGGGAGGCGCCCTGCCCGGAGGTGATGTGGTCCTGGGACCAGCTGCCCAGCAGAGTTCTTG GCCCGCTGCCCCCACCCTCGCCGGCGCCCCCTGCAGGCTCGGTGGCCGCCATGCTCCAGCCGGGCCCGCAGCTCTACGACGTGATGGACGCGGTGCCCGCGCGGCGCTGGAAGGAGTTCGTGCGCACGCTGGGGCTGCGCGAGGCGGAGATCGAGGCGGTGGAGGTGGAGGTCGGGCGCTTCCGAGACCAGCAGTACGAGATGCTCAAGCGCTGGCGCCAGCAGCAGCCCGCGGGCTTGGGCGCCGTCTACGCCGCCCTGGAGCGCATGGGGCTGGACGGCTGCGCCGAGGACCTGCGGAGCCGCCTGCAGCGTGGCCCGTGA
- the TNFRSF25 gene encoding tumor necrosis factor receptor superfamily member 25 isoform X1 codes for MEPRPGACAAALAAALLLLLPLGAQGQGSTPSPRCDCVHKFQKRSGLVCCRGCPAGHYLKAPCTKPCGISNCLPCPRGTFLAWENHHKTRCARCQTCDEEASQVALKNCSAVADTHCGCKPGWFMDCVVSQCPHSSPFRCHPCPDCEALHRRTRAPCGYPRSGPSTPTPPSPASFSPVLTHTSSRTTGSGGDTHCGTCLPGFYEYGNSCVSCPTSTLGGCPAPCVAVCGWRQVFWVQVLLAGLVAPLLLGATLIYTYRRCQLCKAIVPAGEAGVEALTPLQASHLSPPDSSPTLLVTPSSSEKVCSVQLVGSSWTSGSPQAREAPCPEVMWSWDQLPSRVLGPLPPPSPAPPAGSVAAMLQPGPQLYDVMDAVPARRWKEFVRTLGLREAEIEAVEVEVGRFRDQQYEMLKRWRQQQPAGLGAVYAALERMGLDGCAEDLRSRLQRGP; via the exons ATGGAGCCGCGGcccggggcgtgtgcggcggctCTGGCTGCG gccctcctcctcctcctgccgctgggtgcccagggccagggcagcacccccagccccaggtgtGACTGTGTGCACAAGTTCCAGAAGAGGAGTGGTCTGGTCTGCTGCAGGGGCTGTCCAGCAG GGCACTACCTGAAGGCTCCCTGCACAAAGCCCTGTGGCATCTCCAACTGTCTCCCGTGCCCCCGGGGCACCTTCCTGGCCTGGGAGAACCACCACAAGACCCGCTGTGCCCGCTGCCAGACCTGTGATGAGGAGG CCTCCCAGGTGGCCCTGAAGAACTGCTCGGCGGTGGCGGACACCCACTGCGGCTGCAAGCCAGGCTGGTTCATGGACTGCGTCGTCAGCCAGTGTCCCCACAGCTCTCCCTTTCGCTGCCACCCGTGCCCAGACTGTGAGGCCCTGCACCGCCGCACGCGGGCCCCCTGTGGGTACCCCCGATCCGGGCCGTCTACTCCcacacccccttcccctgcctccttctctcccGTCCTGACCCACACCAGCTCCCGGACCACAGGTTCCGGCGGAGACACTCACTGTGGGACCTGCCTTCCCGGCTTCTATGAATATGGCAACAGCTGCGTGTCCTGTCCCAC GAGCACCCTTGGGGGCTGTCCTGCGCCCTGTGTGGCTGTCTGTGGCTGGAGGCAGG TGTTCTGGGTCCAAGTGCTCCTGGCAGGCCTGGTGGCCCCACTCCTGCTTGGTGCCACCCTGATCTACACATACCGCCGCTGCCAGCTTTGCAAGGCCATAGTTCCTG CAGGTGAAGCTGGGGTGGAGGCCCTGACCCCCCTGCAG GCCAGCCACCTCTCACCCCCGGACAGCAGCCCCACCCTTCTGGTAACACCCAGCAGCAGTGAGAAGGTCTGCAGTGTCCAGCTGGTAGGCAGCAGCTGGACCTCTGGCTCTCCCCAGGCCCGGGAGGCGCCCTGCCCGGAGGTGATGTGGTCCTGGGACCAGCTGCCCAGCAGAGTTCTTG GCCCGCTGCCCCCACCCTCGCCGGCGCCCCCTGCAGGCTCGGTGGCCGCCATGCTCCAGCCGGGCCCGCAGCTCTACGACGTGATGGACGCGGTGCCCGCGCGGCGCTGGAAGGAGTTCGTGCGCACGCTGGGGCTGCGCGAGGCGGAGATCGAGGCGGTGGAGGTGGAGGTCGGGCGCTTCCGAGACCAGCAGTACGAGATGCTCAAGCGCTGGCGCCAGCAGCAGCCCGCGGGCTTGGGCGCCGTCTACGCCGCCCTGGAGCGCATGGGGCTGGACGGCTGCGCCGAGGACCTGCGGAGCCGCCTGCAGCGTGGCCCGTGA